A genomic segment from Desulforegula conservatrix Mb1Pa encodes:
- a CDS encoding acyl-CoA dehydratase activase, which yields MKSIKILGIDVGSVSVSIAVTDYHGEIIEHDYRFHYGEIKSVLLEMLEKIDLSTINGVAATSSAPSFIFRNLSYDPQVAIMAAAKHFQPECRDILHVGGEKFGLISYDENGNYKSYRANTSCAAGTGSFLDQQAGRLNLSGITDLSNKAAENTGNAPQIATRCAVFAKTDLIHAQQKGYSLNEICDGLCTGLAKNICDTVFKCGISETPLAMCGGVAKNNSVVGHINKFTGIKPEVHEYAHIFGAIGAAFLHLKENKTFPIIPRTAGEFILNNNANLSETESLYPKLELKLSEYPDFSAIDSRYFKISSAESQKRGVEVDVYIHPEKGRQYSVLIGIDIGSTSTKAVLVDEESGQVYAGFYTRTAGQPLMAVQDIFAAADDLYKKSDAHIAVNGCSTTGSGRKFIGAIVGADQITDEITAHARAASEIRSDVDTIIEIGGQDAKFTKVKNGMVTGATMNNVCAAGTGSFVEEQAKKLGCPITEFSQRTLGKMAPMASDRCTVFMERDLNHFLSQGHDKDTVLASVVHSVRDNYLMKVATESSIGQVILFQGATAKNKALVAAFEQHLKKPIIVSKYCHLTGALGAALILKDEKASKTIFKGLEACMKPISLNGEICQLCSNHCKITVADFGKEKVAYGFLCGRDYETESFVNKEKKGFDLIKTRNRIHREIAKKYDEKKTEAVSNITIGIPSALHMHEDIHMWQAFFSFIGIKTVSSLNLKEPVKKGKLLTGAEFCAPVTALHGHVDHLLDVADYVFLPVYLEEKQQDKAIRRQYCYYTQFSSSLVHPIAERKKEGNKKKILTPLIKYLYSRFHSKIELYRMLKSIPELNIGFMDISSAFDRAMDLKTETAKTLESSFADIKNRKTESIKVILLGRPYTVLADSMNSGIPDIFASLDVDAFYQDMLPAAIIDHNEKSSSDISPLLNEIHWEFASRILAYAKQIAATEDLYPVLMTSFKCTPDSFTVDYFKKIMDRYDKPYLILELDEHDSSVGYETRIEAAIRAFRNHHRSSSDRKIVGPKMSKQCLKNPDMKGINPELSNSIEGKTVIIPNWDSIFCRLLAATLKREGIDARVMTESESTIKEGLKYNTGQCIPLTAIAEGFRSYITENRIKPENAVLWLSHSTISCNIKLYPHHIKSVLNTMGGGIEKAGVFVGELSMADISLRACIGTYFAYLLGGLLRKSACRIRPYESMKGETDRIMGICTEKLEKAFLGEVTRERAIIEVVAMLDSIKTDRSVKRSKVAIFGDMYTRDNDVMNQDLVRFIEENGGEVIPTPYSEYARMISGTYFRKWFVEGHYFSIVTAKSMLVTLKRLERNYYKCFEPVLNEMMPEYNDDPKQILGEYGILIENTGESMDNILKIHYLVKHNPDLSLLVQASPALCCPSLVTEAMSDRIQKKTGIPVVALTYDGTGGCKNSPVIPYLKYPKTRIFDGNHPLASNDK from the coding sequence ATGAAAAGTATAAAAATACTCGGAATTGACGTAGGCTCAGTATCTGTATCCATTGCAGTCACAGATTATCATGGGGAAATTATTGAGCATGATTACAGATTCCACTACGGAGAAATTAAGTCCGTACTTCTTGAAATGCTCGAAAAAATAGATCTATCAACAATCAATGGCGTAGCTGCCACTTCGTCAGCGCCGTCCTTCATATTCAGGAATTTATCATACGATCCCCAGGTTGCCATAATGGCTGCTGCAAAACATTTTCAACCAGAATGCAGGGATATTCTTCACGTTGGCGGTGAAAAATTCGGGCTGATTTCCTATGATGAGAATGGAAACTATAAAAGCTACAGGGCAAATACATCCTGCGCCGCAGGAACAGGAAGTTTTCTTGACCAGCAGGCAGGCAGACTGAATTTGTCAGGAATTACGGATCTCAGCAATAAAGCGGCCGAAAACACTGGGAATGCGCCGCAAATAGCAACTAGGTGTGCTGTGTTTGCGAAAACAGACCTTATCCATGCCCAGCAAAAAGGATATTCACTTAATGAAATTTGTGACGGACTATGCACTGGCCTTGCAAAAAACATCTGCGACACTGTTTTTAAATGCGGTATTTCAGAAACTCCGCTTGCGATGTGCGGAGGAGTTGCAAAAAACAACTCTGTTGTTGGACACATAAACAAATTTACAGGTATAAAACCTGAGGTTCATGAGTATGCACATATATTCGGAGCAATCGGAGCTGCTTTTCTTCATCTGAAAGAAAATAAAACTTTTCCAATCATTCCAAGGACTGCCGGGGAATTCATTTTAAATAACAATGCAAACCTTTCAGAAACAGAATCACTCTATCCGAAACTCGAACTTAAGCTGTCAGAATATCCAGATTTTTCAGCCATAGACAGCAGATATTTCAAAATTTCCAGTGCAGAATCACAGAAAAGAGGGGTTGAGGTCGATGTCTATATTCATCCTGAAAAAGGAAGGCAATATTCAGTATTGATAGGCATAGATATCGGCTCCACAAGCACAAAAGCGGTTCTTGTCGATGAAGAATCAGGACAGGTCTACGCAGGATTTTACACAAGAACCGCAGGCCAGCCTCTGATGGCTGTTCAGGACATATTCGCAGCAGCGGATGACCTATATAAAAAATCGGATGCGCATATTGCTGTTAACGGATGCTCCACAACAGGCTCTGGCAGAAAATTCATAGGTGCCATAGTAGGAGCAGACCAAATCACAGATGAGATAACAGCCCATGCAAGGGCTGCCAGTGAAATAAGGTCTGATGTAGACACCATAATTGAAATCGGCGGCCAGGACGCAAAATTCACCAAGGTGAAAAACGGAATGGTAACAGGCGCAACAATGAATAATGTGTGCGCCGCAGGTACAGGAAGCTTTGTCGAAGAGCAGGCTAAAAAGCTCGGATGCCCTATAACTGAATTCAGCCAAAGAACTCTTGGTAAAATGGCTCCCATGGCAAGCGACAGATGTACCGTATTCATGGAAAGGGATCTCAATCATTTCCTCTCCCAGGGCCATGACAAAGACACAGTGCTTGCTTCAGTAGTTCATTCTGTACGCGACAATTATCTTATGAAGGTTGCAACCGAAAGCTCGATAGGCCAGGTTATTTTATTCCAGGGAGCTACTGCAAAAAACAAGGCACTTGTTGCTGCCTTTGAACAGCATCTCAAAAAACCCATAATAGTATCAAAATACTGCCATCTCACAGGAGCACTCGGTGCAGCCCTTATTCTAAAGGATGAAAAAGCATCAAAAACCATCTTCAAGGGTCTTGAAGCATGCATGAAACCGATATCCTTGAATGGTGAGATTTGCCAGCTCTGCTCAAATCACTGCAAGATTACGGTCGCCGACTTTGGAAAAGAAAAAGTTGCTTACGGCTTCCTGTGCGGAAGGGATTACGAGACAGAATCATTTGTAAATAAAGAAAAAAAAGGCTTTGACTTAATAAAAACCAGAAACAGGATTCACAGGGAAATAGCAAAAAAATACGATGAGAAAAAAACTGAAGCTGTTTCAAATATCACGATTGGTATCCCATCTGCGCTACACATGCATGAAGACATTCATATGTGGCAGGCGTTTTTCTCTTTTATCGGAATAAAAACAGTCTCAAGCCTAAATCTGAAAGAACCTGTAAAAAAAGGCAAACTTCTCACAGGGGCAGAATTCTGCGCTCCTGTCACAGCTTTACATGGACACGTAGATCACCTTCTTGATGTGGCAGATTATGTTTTTCTTCCTGTATATCTTGAAGAAAAACAGCAGGACAAGGCCATAAGAAGACAATACTGCTATTATACCCAGTTTTCGTCATCCCTGGTTCATCCCATTGCCGAAAGGAAAAAAGAAGGCAATAAAAAAAAGATTCTGACTCCGCTCATAAAATATCTATATTCCAGATTCCACTCCAAAATTGAGCTTTACAGGATGCTAAAATCCATACCTGAACTGAACATAGGGTTTATGGATATTTCATCAGCCTTTGACAGAGCAATGGATTTAAAAACCGAAACAGCAAAAACACTTGAAAGTTCATTTGCGGATATCAAGAACCGGAAAACAGAAAGCATCAAGGTGATACTCCTTGGAAGGCCTTATACCGTTCTTGCAGACAGCATGAACAGCGGAATACCCGATATATTTGCGTCACTCGACGTTGATGCATTTTATCAGGATATGCTGCCTGCCGCCATTATCGACCATAACGAAAAATCATCCTCCGACATTTCACCGCTTCTTAATGAAATACACTGGGAATTTGCATCAAGGATACTTGCATATGCAAAGCAGATTGCCGCAACTGAGGATCTTTATCCTGTTCTGATGACATCTTTCAAATGTACTCCTGATTCTTTTACAGTGGATTATTTCAAAAAAATCATGGACAGATACGACAAACCGTATCTGATTCTTGAGCTTGACGAGCATGATTCAAGCGTGGGTTATGAAACAAGAATTGAGGCGGCAATAAGGGCGTTCAGAAATCATCACAGGTCATCTTCAGACAGAAAAATTGTGGGCCCAAAGATGTCAAAGCAATGCCTGAAAAATCCTGATATGAAGGGCATAAATCCAGAACTCTCCAATTCAATAGAGGGAAAGACTGTAATAATTCCAAACTGGGATTCAATATTCTGCAGGCTTCTTGCTGCCACTCTAAAACGTGAAGGAATAGATGCGAGGGTGATGACTGAATCCGAATCAACCATCAAAGAAGGCCTCAAATACAACACTGGTCAGTGCATCCCTCTTACTGCAATCGCAGAAGGATTCAGATCGTATATAACTGAAAACAGGATAAAACCGGAAAATGCCGTTCTCTGGCTGAGTCATTCGACAATAAGCTGCAACATCAAGCTTTACCCCCATCACATTAAATCAGTCCTTAACACAATGGGAGGCGGTATCGAAAAGGCAGGAGTGTTTGTTGGTGAGTTATCCATGGCAGATATAAGTCTCAGGGCATGCATAGGTACATATTTCGCCTATCTTCTCGGCGGACTTTTAAGAAAATCCGCATGCAGAATAAGACCCTATGAATCCATGAAAGGTGAAACAGACCGAATAATGGGGATATGCACTGAAAAGCTTGAGAAAGCCTTTCTTGGTGAAGTTACGAGGGAAAGGGCGATAATTGAAGTAGTTGCGATGCTTGACAGCATAAAGACTGACAGAAGCGTAAAAAGATCTAAAGTCGCCATTTTCGGTGACATGTACACCAGAGACAACGATGTAATGAACCAGGATCTTGTTAGGTTTATTGAAGAAAACGGTGGAGAAGTGATACCTACTCCTTACAGTGAATATGCAAGAATGATTTCAGGAACCTATTTCAGAAAATGGTTTGTTGAAGGTCACTATTTCAGCATAGTTACTGCTAAATCCATGCTTGTAACCCTAAAGCGGCTTGAAAGGAATTATTATAAATGTTTTGAACCCGTACTTAATGAAATGATGCCTGAATATAATGATGACCCGAAACAGATTCTTGGAGAGTATGGAATCCTGATTGAAAACACAGGTGAATCCATGGATAATATTCTGAAAATCCATTACCTTGTGAAGCATAACCCTGACCTTTCACTTCTGGTCCAGGCAAGCCCGGCACTTTGCTGCCCTTCCCTTGTAACCGAAGCCATGTCTGACAGAATCCAGAAGAAAACAGGGATACCTGTGGTGGCACTAACCTATGACGGCACAGGCGGATGTAAAAACTCACCTGTCATACCATATCTTAAATACCCTAAAACAAGGATTTTTGACGGCAATCATCCCCTTGCATCAAATGACAAATAA
- a CDS encoding restriction endonuclease, producing the protein MKLSSAIRRMANSYNVTYEIDVYHDGLLKHKTIRGTDYNVVQRKAQMQQEAWNLTWEEKKQREKEKLKKDEVRKKTTQDKEAKAAYKDARIAEAEERTSEAKAKLLGIESILSHTLTINDAINWDQLKDRSEFLNPKPIRQKLESPIFELLPPEPMQDDPALKPKLGILKTIFTSGKKLGQMKEDAYAQAFRSWLEEKDRVERLNEVKAEEFAIKDRQAQKKYDLASEKYATEKRQFYDARDQTNAAIEAQKDAYFRCESGAISDYCEMVLSNSEYPESFPKDWFLDYINDSRMLVVDYTLPAKNDLPTLKEVKYQQSKDEMKEVHISAKELDATYENVLYKIALRTVHELFEADIVNAVDAIVFNGFSKHIDQSTGKAVNPCIMSVQSKKEDFMAINLANIDPKACFKSLKGVGSAKLSTLTPIAPIIMFDRSDKRFVDSYSVAAALDDSVNLAEMGWEDFEHLIREVFESEFSSSGGEVKVTRASRDGGVDAVAFDPDPIRGGKIVIQAKRYNNTVGVSAVRDLFGTVMNEGANKGILVTTSTFGPDAYEFANGKPITLLSGANLLHMLEKHGHRARIELNKVRE; encoded by the coding sequence ATGAAGCTCAGCAGTGCTATCCGCAGAATGGCTAACAGTTATAATGTGACATACGAAATAGATGTATATCATGACGGTCTACTTAAGCATAAAACCATAAGAGGCACGGACTATAATGTTGTCCAGCGCAAAGCCCAAATGCAGCAGGAAGCCTGGAATTTGACTTGGGAGGAAAAAAAGCAGAGAGAAAAGGAAAAGCTAAAAAAAGACGAAGTTAGAAAAAAAACAACCCAAGATAAGGAGGCAAAGGCCGCCTACAAGGATGCTCGCATCGCTGAAGCGGAAGAAAGAACATCTGAGGCCAAGGCGAAACTTCTGGGTATCGAATCGATTCTGAGTCATACTTTGACTATAAATGACGCTATAAACTGGGATCAACTGAAAGATCGTTCAGAATTCTTAAATCCCAAGCCGATAAGACAGAAGCTTGAGTCTCCAATTTTTGAACTTTTGCCTCCTGAGCCAATGCAGGACGATCCGGCCCTAAAGCCCAAACTCGGTATTTTGAAAACTATTTTTACTTCTGGCAAAAAACTCGGACAAATGAAGGAGGACGCTTATGCCCAAGCATTCAGGTCGTGGCTTGAAGAAAAAGACAGAGTTGAGCGATTAAATGAAGTCAAAGCTGAGGAGTTCGCTATAAAAGACAGGCAGGCACAAAAAAAATATGATCTTGCATCTGAAAAATATGCCACTGAAAAACGCCAGTTTTATGACGCCCGCGATCAAACCAATGCTGCGATTGAAGCTCAGAAAGACGCCTATTTTCGATGTGAATCAGGGGCAATATCGGATTACTGCGAAATGGTTCTTTCAAATTCCGAATACCCGGAGTCTTTCCCGAAAGACTGGTTTCTTGATTATATAAATGATTCAAGGATGCTTGTGGTTGATTATACTTTACCTGCAAAAAATGATCTGCCCACACTAAAGGAAGTAAAATACCAGCAAAGCAAGGACGAAATGAAAGAAGTGCATATTTCGGCCAAAGAGCTGGATGCAACTTATGAGAATGTTCTTTATAAAATAGCCTTAAGAACCGTACACGAACTTTTTGAAGCAGATATTGTAAATGCTGTCGATGCCATAGTTTTTAACGGCTTTTCTAAACACATAGATCAGTCCACTGGCAAAGCGGTTAATCCCTGCATCATGTCCGTCCAAAGCAAAAAAGAAGATTTTATGGCTATCAATCTCGCAAATATCGACCCAAAAGCCTGTTTTAAATCTCTGAAAGGTGTCGGCAGCGCAAAGCTATCAACCCTTACCCCTATTGCACCTATAATAATGTTTGATCGCTCTGATAAAAGATTTGTTGATTCATACTCTGTTGCGGCCGCCCTTGATGACTCAGTCAATCTTGCCGAAATGGGTTGGGAAGACTTCGAGCATCTTATCAGGGAAGTTTTTGAAAGTGAATTCAGCTCCTCCGGAGGAGAAGTGAAAGTAACGAGAGCAAGTCGTGATGGTGGTGTCGATGCCGTTGCTTTTGATCCGGATCCTATAAGAGGTGGCAAAATAGTTATCCAGGCAAAAAGATATAATAATACTGTCGGAGTTTCAGCTGTTCGTGATCTTTTCGGAACTGTTATGAATGAAGGAGCCAATAAGGGAATTCTTGTAACAACATCAACTTTTGGCCCCGATGCTTATGAATTTGCCAATGGCAAGCCCATTACACTTCTTAGCGGGGCGAACCTGTTACATATGCTTGAAAAACATGGACATAGGGCAAGGATAGAATTAAATAAGGTCAGAGAGTGA
- a CDS encoding ClpX C4-type zinc finger protein produces the protein MKRNAKDIKLHLSFDPGNKSVCSFCGRAYDEVTMAAGPAFYDDASICFECIEEILSNGAERIITPSGSRFIDLQRANYLRSIIDNLSYFISTNPALLPHIAGFLVGLTAKAKNTDIKKKTDDPN, from the coding sequence ATGAAACGCAACGCCAAGGATATAAAATTACATCTGTCTTTTGATCCAGGGAATAAGTCTGTTTGCTCTTTTTGCGGCAGGGCTTACGATGAAGTAACAATGGCAGCTGGCCCCGCTTTTTATGATGACGCATCTATCTGCTTTGAATGCATAGAAGAAATTCTTTCCAATGGAGCTGAAAGAATTATAACGCCTTCTGGCAGTCGCTTCATTGACCTTCAACGAGCCAATTACCTTAGATCTATAATAGATAATCTTTCCTATTTTATTTCAACTAATCCGGCGTTATTGCCTCATATAGCAGGGTTTTTGGTTGGCTTGACCGCTAAGGCAAAAAACACTGATATAAAAAAGAAAACCGATGATCCGAATTGA
- a CDS encoding helix-turn-helix transcriptional regulator, whose translation MNKLIGKRLSEVRKAIGLTQENFGKPIGLTRINVTNLESGKVQISTLHALAIEYVYKINSEWLLTGNGESLLSDNESCDSTDSSREQTKLPAVLFEDIQGYENEIDTIVGEGSFSERLRTLIKERLNISQTEFCEKLGLTPGYLSMIIKGKRGPSADLISGVYLHYRDHFHWLITGEYEHEIHTDHEVPYFDPVINEHIEIVKKFKHKEHAKKINESLLKIDSIETLERIDVLVKGMALGMRCEVTFVENSTSSNQNHFSEGNLKNGTEE comes from the coding sequence ATGAACAAACTTATTGGAAAACGACTCTCTGAAGTTAGAAAGGCAATTGGACTAACCCAAGAAAACTTTGGAAAACCAATAGGTTTGACACGCATAAACGTAACCAACCTGGAAAGCGGCAAGGTACAAATTTCTACTTTGCATGCATTGGCAATAGAGTATGTTTACAAAATTAATTCTGAATGGTTGTTAACTGGAAATGGCGAGAGTCTTTTATCTGACAACGAGAGTTGTGATTCTACAGATAGCTCGAGAGAACAAACCAAACTGCCAGCCGTATTATTTGAAGATATTCAGGGATATGAAAATGAAATTGATACAATTGTCGGAGAGGGTTCATTCTCTGAACGGTTGAGAACCCTTATAAAAGAAAGGCTGAATATCAGCCAGACTGAGTTTTGTGAAAAACTTGGGCTGACACCCGGTTATCTATCCATGATAATAAAGGGCAAACGAGGCCCATCCGCAGACCTGATATCAGGTGTTTACCTGCATTACAGAGATCATTTTCACTGGCTGATTACTGGAGAATATGAGCATGAAATTCATACAGACCACGAAGTACCATATTTCGATCCAGTAATTAATGAGCACATAGAAATTGTTAAAAAATTTAAGCACAAAGAGCACGCAAAAAAGATAAACGAGAGCTTGTTAAAAATAGATAGCATAGAAACTCTGGAAAGAATCGATGTTCTTGTAAAAGGCATGGCTCTTGGCATGAGATGCGAGGTTACTTTCGTCGAAAATAGTACCTCTTCAAACCAAAACCATTTTTCGGAGGGAAACCTCAAGAACGGGACGGAAGAGTAA
- a CDS encoding BRO-N domain-containing protein produces the protein MKFTPFTYLDVSLKESVYINNVPYFTRKAIGEWLGYDRPQEAIDKIIRRNPHIDNPEWSTTVKLTVVQASWKSVPPKLRDTEGHDHTPQTGVYDREIETRVYDPIGLQLIVFESRQPKAIQYKIAVAKLVADMASGRFFLNSTLDLINSIQPYKSKYSKPDDKPIKRFALFPESEGSAKLEKSSNFSKRLKT, from the coding sequence ATGAAATTCACTCCTTTTACCTATTTAGACGTTTCTCTGAAGGAGTCTGTCTATATAAACAACGTCCCATATTTCACCCGCAAGGCCATCGGTGAATGGTTGGGATATGACAGACCACAAGAGGCTATCGATAAGATTATAAGACGAAATCCTCATATAGATAACCCAGAGTGGTCAACTACCGTCAAATTGACGGTAGTTCAGGCATCCTGGAAATCAGTTCCCCCCAAATTGAGGGATACTGAAGGTCATGATCATACACCCCAAACTGGGGTGTATGATCGTGAAATCGAAACCAGAGTCTACGACCCAATCGGCCTCCAGCTCATCGTGTTCGAATCCCGCCAGCCTAAAGCCATTCAGTACAAGATAGCCGTGGCAAAGCTGGTTGCTGACATGGCCTCGGGCCGCTTCTTCCTTAATAGTACGCTTGATCTGATAAACTCTATTCAGCCCTACAAGTCCAAATATTCCAAACCTGATGACAAGCCTATAAAGCGGTTTGCCCTCTTTCCGGAATCGGAAGGCTCGGCAAAATTGGAAAAGTCTTCCAATTTTTCCAAACGCCTTAAAACATAA